In Arachis hypogaea cultivar Tifrunner chromosome 2, arahy.Tifrunner.gnm2.J5K5, whole genome shotgun sequence, a genomic segment contains:
- the LOC140177212 gene encoding uncharacterized protein, protein MLAIKGTIQPKKDKGPDVTISFNQADFRSASPNLNDPVVISIQVGELLPSSGELIGFSGERVPIMGHIWLKTTMGDIPMSKSIDIQYLIVDCYSLYNIIIGRPALNIFRAVVSTLHLCVKFPVQENKIATVYADHQEAQQCYNASLKVIQTKQEARPQVQAIHTSADEATLVDLDPREVLGERPRPMDNLQQITLTADDKQCTYIGEALEGKDRARLIHILRKNADLFAWTPDVMLGINPEVICHKLAIDETVRPVAQKKRNLGEEKKRAALEETHKLLNAGFIREIRFTTWLSNVVMILMHPEDQSKTAFITEHGNFCFKVMPFGLKNAGATYQRLMDKVFQQQIGRNMEVYVDDMVAKTHMQGSHCDDLVEIFKQLRA, encoded by the exons ATGCTAGCAATCAAAGGAACCATACAGCCAAAGAAGGACAAAGGCCCAGACGTCACAATATCCTTCAACCAAGCAGACTTCAGATCGGCAAGCCCTAACCTCAACGACCCCGTGGTAATTTCCATCCAAGTCGGAGAACTGTTG CCCTCCTCTGGAGAGCTAATTGGGTTCTCCGGGGAGAGAGTCCCCATCATGGGACACATATGGCTAAAGACCACAATGGGAGATATCCCTATGTCAAAATCAATTGATATTCAATACCTAATAGTAGACTGTTATAGCCTTTACAATATTATAATTGGAAGACCCGCCCTGAATATATTCAGAGCAGTGGTGTCTACATTACACCTATGTGTTAAGTTCCCAGTGCAGGAAAACAAGATAGCTACAGTATACGCCGACCATCAAGAAGCTCAGCAGTGCTACAATGCTAGTCTAAAAGTAATCCAAACAAAACAAGAAGCTCGGCCCCAGGTCCAAGCAATTCACACTTCTGCAGACGAAGCGACACTAGTCGACCTCGACCCAAGGGAAGTCCTCGGCGAAAGACCTCGGCCAATGGACAACCTTCAACAAATAACACTAACAGCAGATGATAAACAATGCACATACATTGGAGAAGCATTAGAAGGCAAAGACCGAGCAAGACTTATACACATACTACGCAAGAATGCCGACCTATTTGCATGGACACCAGATGTCATGCTCGGAATAAATCCAGAGGTCATCTGCCACAAATTAGCAATTGATGAAACAGTCCGACCAGTTGCACAGAAGAAAAGGAACCTCGGAGAGGAGAAAAAACGAGCGGCACTCGAAGAAACCCATAAGCTCCTCAATGCAGGTTTCATCAGAGAAATTCGCTTCACCACATGGTTATCcaacgtggtaatg attctAATGCACCCAGAAGACCAAAGCAAAACAGCTTTTATAACAGAACATGGAAACTTTTGTTTCAAGGTAATGCCCTTTGgcctaaagaatgcaggtgcgaCATATCAAAGGCTAATGGACAAAGTATTCCAACAGCAAATAGGCCGCAATATGGAGGTCTATGTAGATGATATGGTAGCAAAAACACATATGCAGGGGTCACACTGTGACGACTTAGTCGAAATCTTCAAACAACTCCGAGCATAA
- the LOC112727550 gene encoding uncharacterized protein — MADRENPQLSQDDLLARITELQAKVRRIAELSTQNNGESSKGSAQGTTDPLNITPPKEKLTLDNPFSEEITNYQMPKNFTLPTALEPYKGFGDPRAHVKKFQSMMFFNGPNNEPVLCRAFPTYLDGTALLWFSKLSAGSISSFEDLARSFIDYFAASRIYVHGSDYLGTIKQGQHESLKDYMTRFADATMEIQDLDPAVHLHALKAGLRPGKFRETIAITKPKTLEEFRERAAGQMEIEELREAQKSDKQPHRRDEERTFRSPNRGDTKKPSKLVPKYNTYTGFNTKRENIIKEILNAKIIKPPARAGSYQDQRFVDRIKHCAFHQKFGHTTDDCIVAKDLLERLARQGLLDKYVESRKGRRGNSDKEENKQGTADNNKKEQTTPDPPRGIISHI, encoded by the coding sequence ATGGCTGACAGGGAAAATCCACAACTCTCACAAGATGACCTCCTGGCTCGAATCACAGAGCTTCAGGCAAAAGTACGAAGGATAGCCGAGCTATCAACCCAGAACAATGGAGAAAGCTCCAAAGGCTCAGCTCAAGGTACCACAGATCCTTTAAACATCACCCCGCCAAAGGAGAAACTCACCCTCGACAACCCCTTCTCCGAGGAGATCACAAACTACCAAATGCCAAAGAACTTTACACTGCCCACTGCACTAGAACCATACAAGGGGTTCGGGGACCCCCGAGCCCACGTAAAGAAGTTCCAatcaatgatgttcttcaatGGTCCTAACAATGAGCCCGTCCTCTGCCGAGCATTCCCTACATACCTTGACGGCACTGCGTTGCTCTGGTTTTCTAAACTTTCTGCAGGTTCAATCTCCTCCTTTGAAGACCTAGCCAGGTCATTCATTGACTATTTTGCTGCATCAAGGATATATGTACATGGATCAGATTACCTCGGCACCATCAAGCAAGGTCAGCACGAGAGCTTGAAGGACTACATGACTAGATTCGCGGATGCCACTATGGAGATCCAGGACTTGGACCCGGCCGTCCACCTACACGCCCTAAAAGCCGGCCTCAGGCCCGGCAAATTCCGGGAGACCATCGCTATAACAAAGCCTAAGACGTTAGAAGAGTTTCGCGAAAGGGCAGCAGGTCAAATGGAGATCGAAGAACTCCGTGAGGCCCAAAAGTCGGACAAACAACCACATCGTCGAGATGAAGAAAGAACTTTCAGATCACCAAACCGTGGAGACACTAAGAAGCCTTCCAAGCTCGTGCCAAAATACAACACATATACCGGATTTAATACCAAGAGAGAAAACATCATCAAAGAGATCCTCAACGCCAAAATCATAAAGCCACCAGCTCGAGCAGGGAGCTACCAGGACCAAAGGTTCGTGGACAGAATTAAACATTGCGCCTTCCACCAGAAGTTCGGCCACACCACGGACGACTGCATTGTCGCAAAAGATCTCCTAGAAAGGCTGGCACGCCAAGGACTCTTGGACAAATATGTCGAGAGTCGGAAGGGCAGAAGAGGAAACTCGGATAAGGAAGAGAACAAACAGGGAACGGCGGACAACAACAAAAAAGAACAGACAACTCCTGATCCACCAAGGGGAATCATTAGCCACATATAA